A region of Neovison vison isolate M4711 chromosome 7, ASM_NN_V1, whole genome shotgun sequence DNA encodes the following proteins:
- the ZNF215 gene encoding zinc finger protein 215: MAISKPQNLIQREQSEVLKAEVSWQQESIPIMETYDSEASRQKFRHFQYLAVSGPHEALCQLWELCLQWLRPDVHTKQQILELLVLEQFLTILPEDLRTWVNLQHPKNSKEVVSLIEEVFEMLKDEELLCKDSVLQEGSIKEKMEYDSLTGNSQEPVTFKDVIVEFNKEEWGQLDPAIKTLHRDVMLENYRNLNSLHQEHLFSKPVEISKLESKERRWTVEHKIPSTSVLDREIISENQDSIPKQRINGKKSSPGVIMTRLTKSRSPSLDAWMSDDWLYRNQEHWDINLPEEAFVHKTVYTEVGNFEVSENKKSLDVKSVDSILGIQQGNPMRKGSSDCGKFKTNFKFNLDSGKQYSEYNECGNALSLSIDIQDPESHTSVNSYECYQCGRAFSRSSSLIRHQIIHTGEKPYKCSECGRFFNRRTNLTKHQKIHTDAKVCEGSKCRKAFSESEDSNKNSRLHSGDNPYECVNCGKSFSRSSSLIRHQMIHTGEKPFKCKECEKTFNRSSNLKKHQKLHTQEKSCKRKTHRHQ; encoded by the exons ATGGCTATCTCAAAACCTCAAAACCTGATTCAACGTGAACAAAGTGAAGTCCTGAAAGCAGAAGTGTCCTGGCAGCAGGAATCCATTCCAATCATGGAAACATACGACTCTGAGGCCTCTCGTCAAAAGTTCAGACATTTCCAGTATTTGGCAGTGTCTGGGCCTCATGAAGCCCTGTGTCAGCTCTGGGAGCTCTGTCTTCAGTGGCTAAGACCAGACGTTCATACAAAGCAGCAGATCCTAGAGCTGTTGGTGCTAGAACAGTTTCTGACAATTCTCCCTGAAGACCTCAGGACTTGGGTGAATTTACAGCAtccaaagaacagcaaagaagtgGTGTCCCTCATAGAGGAAGTGTTTGAAATGCTTAAAGATGAAG AGCTACTCTGCAAGGATTCTGTCCTCCAGGAGGGGAGCATCAAGGAGAAAATGGAATATGACTCACTAACTGGCAATTCCCAG GAACCAGTAACATTCAAAGATGTGATTGTGGAATTCAACAAGGAAGAGTGGGGACAACTGGACCCTGCTATAAAGACTCTGCACAGggatgtgatgctggagaactatAGGAACCTGAATTCGTTGCATCAAG AACATCTGTTTTCCAAGCCAGTTGAGATCTCCAAGTTGGAGAGTAAGGAAAGAAGATGgacagtggagcacaaaatcccAAGCACATCTGTTTTGG acAGAGAGATAATTTCAGAAAACCAAGATTCAATTCCAAAGCAGagaattaatggaaaaaaatcctCTCCTGGAGTAATTATGACAAGACTGACCAAAAGTAGATCCCCTTCTTTAGATGCTTGGATGAGTGATGATTGGTTATATAGGAACCAGGAACACTGGGACATAAATTTGCCAGAAGAAGCTTTTGTTCATAAAACAGTCTACACTGAGGTGGGAAACTTTGAAGTTAGTGAGAATAAGAAAAGCTTAGATGTTAAGTCAGTTGATTCAATTTTGGGTATACAACAAGGAAATCCTATGAGAAAGGGGTCCTCAGACTGTGGTAAGTTTAAAACTAACTTCAAATTTAACTTAGACTCAGGTAAGCAATATTCAGAATATAATGAATGTGGGAATGCCTTGAGCCTGAGTATAGATATTCAAGACCCAGAAAGTCATACCTCAGTGAATTCCTATGAATGCTATCAATGTGGGAGAGCCTTCAGCCGGAGTTCATCCCTCATTCGACATCAGATcattcacacaggagagaaaccctataaatgcagtgaatgtgggagaTTCTTCAACAGACGTACAAACCTTACTAAGCATCAAAAAATTCATACTGATGCAAAGGTCTGTGAAGGCAGTAAATGTAGAAAAGCTTTCAGTGAGAGTGAAGACAGTAATAAAAATTCAAGACTTCATTCTGGAGATAATCCCTATGAATGTGTTAACTGTGGAAAATCCTTCAGCCGGAGCTCGTCCCTTATTCGACATCAAATGAttcatacaggagagaaaccattcaaatgtaaggaatgtgaGAAAACCTTCAACAGGAGTTCAAACcttaaaaaacaccaaaaacttcATACTCAAGAGAAATCCTGTAAAAGGAAGACACACAGACATCAATGA
- the ZNF214 gene encoding zinc finger protein 214, with amino-acid sequence MPPFYSSDSSKLHPSPKEEHERGRIVHYFPHSLIPGLFLENLIFDQMAVTFEDVTVIFTWEEWKFLDSSQKKLYREVMWENYTNVMSVGNWKESYKPQEERFRYLKHENLPCWQGWRNASTQIYENRNYVETVQGIDLKDLKQQDLSHHQEWLILSTQVPWNGNCELTFKGKSSRNLKYTKFIPWQSLETKHTHEDYAREIYVNDLHGFQGSRWHLGISRKNLSVEKEQKLIVKHSYVPTVEALPEYTEELCQHDLLKNSVEEENCGCNKCKEIYYWNSQCVLHKRNQCGEKFFQCSISTACFSQRSDLYRHPRIHIGKKLYGCDEVDSNFRQSLGIHFHQRAYTGEVSYICHVCGKSFSQISSLHSHQRVHTEEKLYKLECNKDLSRNSLLQIHQRLHLGEKPFKCDQCGKSFSRSSVLHVHQRVHTGEKPYKCDECGKGFSQSSNLRIHQLVHTGEKSYKCDNCGKGFTQRSNLQIHQRVHTGEKPYKCDNCGKDFSHSSDLRIHQRVHTGEKPYTCHECGKGFSKSSKLHTHQRVHTGEKPYKCEQCGKGFSQRSHLLIHQRVHTGEKPYKCDDCGKGFSHSSNLHIHQRVHTGEKPYQCTKCGKGFSHSSALRIHQRVHIGEKPHKCHEYYKGFDKNSHLHNNNT; translated from the exons GTCTCTTCTTGGAAAACCTGATCTTTGACCAGATGGCAGTAACATTTGAAGATGTGACTGTTATTTTTACTTGGGAGGAATGGAAATTCCTGGATTCTTCTCAAAAAAAGCTCTATAGAGAGGTCATGTGGGAGAACTACACAAATGTCATGTCAGTAG GAAACTGGAAAGAGAGCTACAAACCCCAAGAAGAAAGATTCAGATACTTAAAACATGAAAATCTTCCCTGCTGGCAAGGCTGGAGGAATGCCAGCACTCAGATATATGAGAATAGAAACTATGTGGAAACCGTCCAAGGAATAGATTTGAAAGACCTAAAGCAACAAGATCTTTCCCACCATCAGGAATGGTTAATACTCTCCACCCAAGTACCATGGAATGGGAACTGTGAATTAACTTTTAAAGGCAAAAGTTCCAGGAACTTAAAATATACAAAGTTTATACCTTGGCAGTCCTTAGAAACAAAACATACCCATGAAGACTATGCTAGAGAAATCTATGTGAATGATTTACATGGTTTTCAAGGAAGCAGATGGCATCTTGGCATATCTAGGAAAAATCTCTctgtggaaaaagaacaaaaactcatAGTTAAGCATTCTTATGTCCCAACAGTAGAAGCCCTTCCAGAGTACACTGAGGAACTATGTCAACATGACCTACTGAAAAACTCTGTGGAAGAGGAAAACTGTGGATgtaataaatgtaaagaaatttaTTATTGGAACTCACAGTGTGTTCTCCACAAGAGAAATCAATGTGGAGAAAAGTTCTTTCAATGCTCTATCAGCACAGCATGCTTCTCTCAAAGATCAGACCTATACAGACATCCAAGAATTCACATAGGTAAGAAGCTGTATGGATGTGATGAAGTTGACAGTAACTTCAGGCAAAGCTTAGGTATCCACTTTCATCAGAGGGCCTACACAGGGGAGGTCTCTTACATATGCCACGTGTGTGGTAAGAGCTTCAGTCAGATCTCTAGTCTTCACAGTCATCAAAGAGTCCACACAGAAGAGAAACTTTATAAACTTGAGTGTAATAAGGACCTCAGTAGAAATTCATTACTTCAGATTCACCAGAGACTTCACCTAGGAGAGAAGCCTTTTAAGTGCGATCAGTGTGGTAAGAGTTTTAGTCGGAGTTCAGTACTTCATGTTCATCAGAGAgtccacacaggagagaaaccataTAAGTGTGATGAGTGTGGCAAGGGCTTCAGTCAGAGCTCAAATCTTCGGATTCATCAGTTAGTCCACACGGGAGAGAAGTCCTATAAATGTGATAACTGTGGTAAGGGCTTTACCCAGCGCTCAAATCTCCAAATTCACCAGAGAGTACATACAGGAGAGAAGCCTTATAAATGTGACAACTGTGGCAAGGACTTTAGTCATAGCTCTGATCTTCGTATTCATCAGAGGGTCCATACTGGGGAGAAACCCTATACTTGTCATGAATGTGGGAAGGGCTTCAGCAAGAGTTCAAAGCTTCATACTCATCAAAGAGtacatactggagagaaaccctataaatgtgaACAGTGTGGTAAGGGATTCAGTCAGCGTTCCCACCTTCTCATTCACCAGCGAGTCCACACAGGAGAAAAACCCTATAAATGTGATGATTGTGGAAAGGGCTTTAGTCACAGCTCTAATCTTCACATTCATCAGAGAGTCCACACAGGAGAGAAGCCTTATCAATGCACTAAGTGCGGCAAGGGTTTCAGTCATAGCTCAGCTCTTCGAATTCATCAAAGAGTCCACATAGGAGAGAAACCTCATAAATGCCATGAGTATTATAAGGGATTTGATAAAAATTCTCATCTTCACAATAATAACACATGA